The Leguminivora glycinivorella isolate SPB_JAAS2020 chromosome 2, LegGlyc_1.1, whole genome shotgun sequence DNA window gcgcgttgccaacccattagaaacttgtacactcccttttgctgtgttaagtacacagcgaaaaggagtgtacaaattctaaggagggttcgggttgccgatgactcaaagcacaccgcaccctcgttgagctctggcagccttactcaccggcaggaacacaacactatgagtagggcctagtgctatttggctgcggtcttctgtaaggcggaggtacttccccagttgggctctgctctagattcgaggtAAATGATATctgctgtgctgtgccctaccacaaaaagcggaatatcattcccTATGCCGTAACTCCTATTGCATTATGTTTTGTGTTTCAAATCGAGTTGGacatataaaatattgtaatatCTCTTATCTACTCACGTCACGTAATATTTGACTCATGTGTTATTTTATCGATTTATTCGATAaattagataatttttattaattaatgttatatacTCGTAGATACGGCATTCCTGAGCATGAATGTGTTTTGTTTTTCAACGAAACTAAGTTATCTCATTAACTCCATCTTGGAGatagtaaattatattttttttatctgacaGGCTAAATATTTATATCCTACGAGCATTTGCTGTAGCGACAAAACTCATGTCAATCAGTTAATCAGGTTTGCGCCTATAAAACTAATTAACTGATAGTAGTTAATCCGTTTTGTGCCTACAAAACTGTTTAACTAATTCATAGAAGCTGGTGTAATTTTTGTATGGAACTGTCAAAATTCCAAATTAAATTTAACCACTTTAATTTTCAACAAACTTGGCAGTAAGAATGAATGCGTATTTAGTTGCGAACTCTATAAGCTCTATAGCATAGCACTTGGCATGAAAACTTACCGTGGTCCTACTTTAGCTTTCGTCATATTTCGTGATACAGAACTTGGAAACTTTCTGAAGTACCGGCTACCAaaaattctaatattttttaGACGCACCCAGGTCGATTCACAAGGGCTGCCACTATCTAATGGAACGGATGAGTGAATGACCAATAAAATGTTAGTTCCTGACAGTAACGAATGTATATCGATAGACTACAGGTGTTACTCATAAAGTTCTGTGCATACAATGAAAGTTTTGTTCATTCCATCCATGACAGCTCTCATGAATGTACTGTACTCAACTCGGATTACAATGAATTCTTCTCTTTCCAGCAGCCAACTCATCCAGGGTCCCAGCCAAAGACGGCTCGAACGGTAAAGACGCTGAGCCCGCCGGCGCGGCCGCCGACGCCGCTACGCCGGACGCCGCCGATACCGCCGACGCCGACGCCGACGCGGCCGCCAGGAAGATACTTATCAAACTCAAATACCTCAATGATACGCTGAAGGAAGTGGAAGGAAGCCTTGACGAGTTACTTAAGGATTTTAAATGGTGAGTTTAATTCCAAAGTTGACCTTTTGATTGGTCGTTGGTTTGAAGTTCTCTGGGGCATGATTGGAATTCAGTCGGCCAACGATGTCGTCACCGCCGCCGCGCCGATGTGGCCGTCAGGAAGATACTTATCAAACTAAAATACCTCAACGTTACGCTGAAGTAGGTGGAGGGAAGCCTGGACGAGTTACTTAAGGATTTAAAACGGTAAGTTTTACTATTAACTGGAGCATTTGATTGGTTGCGACTTTGAAGTTCTCCGGAACAAGCTTTGAATACAGTTGGACGCCGACGCCGGTACAACGGGCGCCGACGCCGATGTGGCGCCAGGAAGAGACTTATGGGTTAGAATTTCTTTGGACCAAATGAATAatgtttccaaaaaaaaaatgaagttaCCAAAAACTTCTTGTAACTATCAAAGATGTAACAGGAGCTTACGAATGAACACTTAGAATTATGAGTTTTCAATAATTGTGTCTAATTATAGGTAACTAGACTTTTTAGATACattcattgaaaaaaaaacaacggaatattttttctttatgtCGATATgaatcattaataaaattagATAATTAAGTTGTTTATCGTTAGAGTTATTAACCTCTTAGTAGGGGCCAGAGGTCAACTCATAAACAaactaaacaaaacaataagAATGACATACTCTTATCCCCCGTGGAATTACCCATGtcaatgtaataataatattgtcgGTGGTTAGACAACGCTGCGTCACGTGTGTTGTGCTTGATGACCTGTCGACCGCAGGCATAGACCACTTGTGTACTAGATCGTACAACGACGCCACATCCTAAGGCACTGATCCTACCAAAAGCGAGCGAACTACTCGCTCTTGGTGGACCAGTCCCTAACTAATTGTCATTTCATTTTATGGCGACACCCATACTTACTTATGATTTAGCCTTTTAAGAGCACGTTTTGTCTGGTTGCCTTTGCTCCCAATTTGTATGTTTCTCTGTCTAGAGCTTGTCTTTATCAACCTTGCTGGCTGCGCTTTTATCAACTCGCGTTAGCAGACGCGTGTACAATTCAAACTCAAGTAAATTCAACTTATTGACACTACTTCAAGGGTAAATCATATAGGTAATGTCAGTATAAAATGGGATAGATTGTGTGAGAGTAGTGTTTAAAAGAACGCCAATGCGTAgtgtcgtttttagggttccgtagtcaaccaggaacccttatagtttcgccatgtctgtctgtccgtccgtccgtccgcggataaactcagtaaccgttagcactagaaagctgaaatttggtacaaatatgtatatcaatcacgccgacaaagtgcaaaaataaaaaattgaaaaaatgttttattagggtaccccccctacatgtaaagtggggactgatattttttttattccaaccacaacatgtgatatattgttggatggttccccttgttttggcataattttacaatcgagaattctttttggcataatctatattggcataattcacctttcgcataatctgttatggcatagtatagttacgcataatttgtctaggcatatttttgtttatccgaatatatttcatgcatataggttattcgccgaatggtttttatgcataaattatttctgcataacatggtttagtggaaatttactacgcagaatttttatcataggtaatactactatattaatgttgcagttctaacctaacctaaccgaaattcttgacaaaatgttttatttgttgaggtcgcagttctaacctaaccaaaccgactctcttaacagcctttagtatgggtggatattctgattttaagaaatatgccaaatacaattatgcgaattaattttattcataaaaacaatcggcgtaaacagaattatgcgaacttattttcggacaatgtgttattcgtattattttcgattatgacaaataagttttctgccaaattaacattcggcgaaaatcgattatgcgaagtctgttatgcgaaaatcgtttcggacaattaaagttatgccaaatagagggaacccattGTTGgttaggtattgaaaaatgaataagggtttactaaaatcgttttttgataatattaacattttcggaaataatcgctcctaaaggaaaaaaaagtgtgtccccccccctctaacttttgaaccatatgtttcaaaaatataaaaaaaatcacaatagtagaactttataaagactttctaggaaaattgttttgaacttgataggttcaatagtttttgagaaaaatacagaaaactacggaaccctacactgagcgtggtccgacacgctcttggccggtttttggttTCGTAGACACTAGTGGCAAGGAAGATTTAGTTAACCCCTGAAAGTAGTCTAGGTGTGGTAGTCAACGACTATACAGTATATTATAGTCTCATGTCTCATCACATGATCGTTGTTCACCTACGCATTGCGCGTTATCTTAACTGAACTATGGAAAACCACTAATAACGGTTCCAATTCtgagggccagttgcatcaaccacacagacacatcatcgtcacgcagcagaggtctatggaacttcccatacaataaaatttaacgaatgctttaacggtgacagacggcgtggtgcaaccggccctaaatgtTTCCATAAAACATTGGCAAATCATGTTTACACGAATCTTATGTATAATGTGGCTACCTTGTTTAAGAGCATTTCAATTCAATCAACGtgtatattttcattttttttaagtcaCGTGTCACTTAACGTTTCGTGGCAAAACGTACCACGTGTTGGATATTAACCATTACTAGTTTTAATAGGATATTTAATTAACGTACTCGCTaaagatatttaaattattattaaaacatCCGTAAGTGAGTCCTGAAACTGTTGTTACAGTTTGTAATGTGGCGATGGTTTGGGTTATCCGTTTCGTTTTGGattttttataagaattatAAGTAGGAGTCAGTGGGTTTCCAGGCAATGAATATAATATATCGTAAAAATTATTTCTGAAGATTACCGTGAAATTCAAAAAGATAGAACCATACCAAACGAAGGTTggtaacaataaaaataactcttatAGTCTGTTACACTGTTGAGTGTTGACTCTAAATTGGAATATCTCTTCTCTGCCTCCGTACTGTTACCTTCTTTATTCTATTTGGACATGTACCTAACGCTTGCAAATagaataaaattttgaagattTGATATTAAAATTTCGGGAAAATATTCACATCTCGATCTATGTTTACGTCCCACAATGCCATGAGCATGACACCCCATGCCCCTACCTTGCGAAATACGAAATTCATGGTCTAAAACTTGAAAGAaggatgtaaaaaaaaaaaaaactcagatcAGATGTAATAAGAAGTACAAAATATCGAAGCTGTGTAGTTTTGATTAAAGTCTGTGATCGAAAAAGTCGAGAccaaaaacgtaaacaaaacaaatgtcAGCCAAAGTATGCTATTGTCAATGGTAAGAAGTTTTAAACCTTTGgttcataattataaattattattatacttgTGATGTTATTGTCAAAAAATACAGTAACTGatgggttttttttattatttcttaagGGCAATATAGTGGTAACCGACAGGCCTACTAACCTCCGCGGTCCGCGGTCGCAACGGCCAAACCAGCGCGAGTCTTTTGTTTCAAAAGTTGATCTTTCAATATCAATGAGCAACAAAAATGTTAATTCACATCTTTTGTGAATGAAATAGTAAATAATTGCAAATGTTCTGCTTTCTCCGCGTGTCGAGACTGTTGAGTATGtattgtgtgcgtatataactGTACACTGTACATAAAGTGTGAAGTGCTTTTGTTCTTCGTGTTGGTACAGtttatattttgtttatatgtgtttatgAACATATTATTGATAGCCTCGTAGGTAACGGTGTGTACCTATATTTTGATAACAAGATTGTATACCCCTGGAATGTGACGTTGACATTTCtttgtttacgtttttgatCTCGAATTCGATCACAGACAGCGTTCAATGTTACCGCATCTTGTAGAGATAGTGTGGTACGCTATCTACTTTTGtaactatttttaaaattactttatgcgtataagtttttcttttaaCAGCGTATTTGTGTCCGTTACAGGAGGCACTTCTCCGTGGAACTGTCAGCGGAGTCCCGCGTTCGACTGATCTTCAACGGGCGCGTCCTGCTCGACGACGGGCTGACTCTACGCGCGTGCGGCCTGCACGACCGCGCCGTCGTGCACTGCCTCGTGCACCCCAAGCGTGTCGTGCCTGCCCAGGTCagtgtctactgtctacaggtGGCGTGCGGCTGATCTTCAACGGACGCGTGCGGCCTGCACGACCGCGCCGTCGTGCACTGCCTCGTGCACCCCAAGCGTGTCGTGCCTGCCCAGGTCagtgtctactgtctacaggtGGCGTGCGGCTGATCTTCAACGGACGCGTGCGGCCTGCACGACCGCGCCGTCGTGCACTGCCTCGTGCACCCCAAGCGTGTCGTGCCTGCCCAGGTCagtgtctactgtctacaggtGGCGTGCGGCTGATCTTCAACGGACGCGTGCGGCCTGCACGACCGCGCCGTCGTGCACTGCCTCGTGCACCCCAAGCGTGTCGTGCCTGCCCAGGTCagtgtctactgtctacaggtGGCGTGCGACTGATCTTCAACGGACGCGTGCGGCCTGCACGACCGCGCCGTCGTGCACTGCCTCGTGCACCCCAAGCGTGTCGTGCCTGCCCAGGTCagtgtctactgtctacaggtGGCGTGCGACTGATCTTCAACGGACGCGTGCGGCCTGCACGACCGCGCCGTCGTGCACTGCCTCGTGCACCCCAAGCGTGTCGTGCCTGCCCAGGTCagtgtctactgtctacaggtGGCGTGCGACTGATCTTCAACGGACGCGTGCGGCCTGCACGACCGCGCCGTCGTGCACTGCCTCGTGCACCCCAAGCGTGTCGTGCCTGCCCAGGTCagtgtctactgtctacaggtGGCGTGCGACTGATCTTCAACGGACGCGTGCGGCCTGCACGACCGCGCTGTCGTGCACTGCCTCGTGCACCCCAAGCGTGTCGTGCCTGCCCAGGTCagtgtctactgtctacaggtGGCGTGCGGCTGATCTTCAACGGACGCGTCCTGCTCGACGACGGGCTGACTCTGCGCGCGTGCGGCCTGCACGATCGCGCTGTCGTGTACCCCAAGCGTGTCGTCCCTGCCCAGGTCAGTCTCTACTGTCTATTACCACAGGTGGTTCTTCTCCTTAGAACTGTCAGCAGAGTCTCGCGTGCGTAGGTCCACTTCTGGAAACTGTCAGCCAAATCCGAGCAGTTTAAATATCTAAATTGCTGTTAAGCGTTACAAGCTTCCTGTTTTGAATTTCAGTTGCACCGAAATATCTGTCTCTGTTAAATTGTTGAcaaattttattgtaaggtacagCATAAGCaagtctcgactgggggacaaatgtaactggtccattatttccatgttttacaatgtttgcattattaaagagagtgtccatcggttataggtactcgtatatggtaggcgtgttcaatgGCTACATGTACCtctagaactcaacatcatagtgtaataatggaaaaaatggactagttacaattCCCCCCAGTCGAgctttgccccgctgtaccttacggaAACTTTCATAGTTGACTGATGAGTGACGTTGATTAGTccgctaaaaataaaaatggggGTTGGTGGCACTGGTCCTAAGGATATCACCATCATACACAGAGAGAATATTCAATGGACTgatgttttgcatttatttttcCAGACTTTGAGTACAGAGGAGACGGGTACTACCGAGCTGGTGACCGAGGGCACGCCGCCCGAGCGCGCCTGGGACCTGGAGAACATCCTCATGACGCTCGTCTCCGTGGCGCTCACCGTGGTCTGGTTCTTCAGGTGAGAGTGTAGGGGACTGTGCTTATAGTCCCCCAGAGGACACGAGTACGACCGAGCTGGTGATCGAAGGCTAAGGTGACTTTTGACATGGAAAGCCAACTGACAAAGATTTGCATGTATGGCGTAATCATAAGTTGCCGTTGTTTCCAGTTTTGTACTATGAAATTTGTTTTAAAGGGTTTGAAGTGCAGAAATTCAGGACCAAAATTGAGAATGAGGTGAATAAGTACTACCATTTCTGAGAACCTCAAAGAACCGCGAATGTTTCAGTAGTATAACATCAAAGTATGATCacaatgacaatttttttactctaacctaaatctaaatattGGCCAACGAACTCATATAAGCATGGAAGTTGCCTTTAAGAACATTACCGTTCAAATTCTCGGCACCGTTTAGCACACATATACAATTACGCCTACATTTACACAAGACAATACGTTTACAGACCCTGTTATCAAAGCTGGTAAACAAAATAATAGTCAtctcttttatactaatgtACACACATATGTGTACCTGAAATGCATGTAATGTCAGTAACTACCAATCTGCGATTTTATTCGGCTAATAACCTTCTTGCTAAACGTACTGGCAGCTAAGAATTCGCGGTTCATATTTGACTAACATTTGACATGAAAAGGGATGGGTTTATGTCAAATACGTTAAAGAACCAagcaaataataattttaattttatgcatattaaaaaataacttcagaATGAATTTGTTGTTATGAAATAACAAACTAACCCCacatatgaaaatattaattatggcGTAAACGTATTCACGCTATAATAGGTATTTTTATGGCCACCGAATGATAATAACCTATAACACTACTTTCAAATAAAATGTCAGCCGAAAAGTGTTTCAAAACAAAACCATAATACGCCGTACTGACACCAGACCAATAACAGTTCACGTCTAGTTCTATTCTACAACCTTTTTCTGAATTATGATTGGTCATTTAAACCACTATGCCGGTGGCACAACGTCTGTGATCAAAACAATCGAACACCTATGCCACTGACACGTATGTATGTGTTTGAACAAGTTTAATGGCCTGTATCGGCCACACAGCAGATGTGTTTAAAACGTTCATATCTCTATACCGCTGGCAAAGgaataaaaaattgacttatgcCAGTGGCATAGGAATTAGAATTTAATAATTTCTACCGGCATAGTGTAGGCATTTAGTAAAACAGTGCCGGGCGAACGCttcaaataaaattatacaaaaatgaaagtttttaaatatcaatggctgttaaaaatattgcataacatcATACCCATACAAAAGTAGCTCGtacaaaagaaaacgaaataatTATGACCCTAGCCCAATTACACATGAATCTTAATCCCATATTTTTCTCCGTATTTGTTGGAACGACTAGCACATGTTATTACAGAACAGTATGCCATATTATTTTGGTAAACATATATTCTAAATACGCCGTACTACAACTGTTCCGAATGGCCGCCATTAGCGCACTGAATAGCTCCGTGGCACAATATTGAGGCCCTGCCTACCGTGGCACGATATTCGTGCGGTCATTTTTGAGAGCTCTTTAGACATCTAGGTATATTAACAATCGCTGATATTAGCTCTAATTAATAGTGTTTGCCAACAGGTGCGAGTATTCGAACATGTTCACGGCGAGCGCGAGCGTGGCGCTGTTCGGGCTGACGGTGTTCTACAGCGTGGCCATCTTCGGGCTCTACCTCTCCGACACCTTCCACTTCGAGCGGCGGCCGCAGCCCGTGCCCAACAACTAGACAACTAAACCGTTAGGTCAAATTCAGGCGGTCAAACACACGACCCCACCGCGACCTTGAAACTTTTCACATAAGTTTTTTCAGGATAGTATGTGGATGACTTTGGTACGGTACGGTCGTGTGTTAACCTTTAAGAGCTCATGCTCGACTTTGATGACTTATCAGCAGGTAACGTCAAACTTTTAAGAACAGCCAGCGCAGTAGAAATCACCAGTTATTTATAGGAATCTCAAAGAACTACAAATGTTGTTTTCAGTGCTAATTCAGCATGTACAGTCTCTTGCGGCGTGCGAGCCGAGATTTGCCTGAATGGCAAACAAGACACTTATATCTGTCGCGTTCACTTGCGTTAAAAGTTCAGTTTCCGGTAGAATTGTGATAAATTATTACCCATTGTGAAAGGCTCTTTGAAACAATTTAGAAACCAACATCTATATTTCATCAAACCTGTATCGAAAATCAAGAGTCGAAGATCATTCTAATCATAATTggagaaaagtttttttttaataatgtctATTCTAATTAAGGAACAGGATTATCATATAATACCTGGTACGCGACGTTAGTCACAACGTGTACAATTTATTGATCCAATGTGCATTGCCTCTCAGTCTCTACAAATATTTATTACGCAAAAACACATTGGACCGCGAAATTGGACAAGTAAAATACCTGAGGGATATAGGTACGCTCAATCTCATAATTTAAACTATGTAcaatgagctgcaaaagtgcatggcgactTCATCaacgaattcattcataatttctccatgcaattttgcatcTCACTGTACCTACACGAAAAAAATATCGACGTGTAGGCCTGGGATCAGGATTTCAAGTACTTTATTCGCTTGACCACTGCTATCCGAATACGGACCGCGGCCGGCCATTTAGTGACCCCTGGTATTAGGAAGAGTTACAAAAGGTAGTTTGTCCCATTTTGCTGATGGTTTTCATTAATAATCTCTATTTATATCGGATCGAAAACGACATAAAAGTAattcgtttttattttgttcCTGGGTGATTTATTAAAACAGAAATATAAATTTGTTAGTACCTATCATGataaattattttcttatttcttgtgacggattttttttttagaatataAATGTACATTTATCGAAGAGAGATGTCAttgtcatattatttatttgattgtATGTGTTTTTTTGGGAGAGAATGCTCGCCAGTATAATAATTATGGCCTCCAACTTAAAAATTTCATAATGGATCTCGGGGCTTTACTGGCTTTAGAGCTATTCTTGATTTATTTTCATATCATGACTACTTACGCAAAGGTTTTGGTTCTAGGATTTCGTATTTAATATAAAGTTGAGTACGAGTAGTACGACCTATTCAAGTCCTTACTACTAATAGAGCAGGCTCCaaggggatgttcgtttgcaaaaatagcgcacctcattctgacttcagatatatattttatagatcCATTATACACCATATAAACACATCttgccaaccagttttgtggtccccttccccgcaccccagcaatcaaaaatcgcatacaaagaaaaaaaattttttcatcaaaccatgccgtgtggggtatcaaataaaagggcttactgagtagttcacgaatatatagcatactataacatttattacacttcctctaagaatttttttgaaagtttactaaaatgctcgattttcgagttaactttgaaccactattgcttgagaagttatgaatctattttaatcattattattttaaataactaacagTAGTCCATTGtatacaaaataatagttaataCAGTCAAAAAATTGCATGGGCCGCGAGGGGAgcaatcaaagatggcgagttTCGATATTTCTCTCGTGGCCAAACGTTGTGTATAACTGttgttttagatattttttctactcctgcTTTCCTCCTcccactttaatctgtcaattatatTGTCCCGCAATCAAATTCCACTCAGAAACCGAATTTTAAGAACCATATTGAAACATAGAAACTCGCCATTTTTGATTGCTCCCCCGCTCCTCCATGCAACTTTTTCACTGTACGAACTATTGGTTCGCAAACAATAAACtattgttagttatttaaaataataatgattaaaatatattcataacttctcaagcaatagtggtttaaagttaactcgaaaatcgagcattttagtaaactttcataaaaattcttagaggaagtgtaagaaatattatagtatgCCATATATTCGTGAACTACTCAGTAAGCACTTTCATTCgataccccacacggcatggtttgatgaaaatttgttttttctttgtatgcgatttttgattgccAGGGTGCGGGAaaggggaccacaaaactggttggcaacatGTGTTTATATGGTGTAATGgatctataaaatatatatctgaagtcagaatgaggtgcgctatttttgcaaacgaacatccccttGGAGCCTGCTCTGCTCTATAATAGATAAAGGTTAAGCCAAACAGATTTGTCTATACAAAAATCTATTTTATTTGCTAGTCAGTTTGTACGTGGatcttatatacctacttatgaatTCCACTGTACTATGTTAACAGGGTTCTCTCTGTAACCATGCACAAATAACCAATATCGTGGGCTCTATAGGGACAGAATAGGGACAGTTCCACTATAATCATCTTCATTAAAGTTTATCAAATCAAGTATATTTTCGAATGGCCAGGTAATCGTTGTACTTCGGGTGACTTAGTTTTAGAGACGTCGGTAGATAAAGCTGTTGGACATGTAGTAGGCAGGATTTTATCAACACAGGTTCTAATTACGATTATTTTACTGTCGTGTACTTCTGGTAGAGATAGTATTTGTGGGTATTTAAGACTGCAAGGCATTTCAGCCGCTTTAATTTTGTGAACTAAAACACAAGAAATACGGCATATTATTCTTTATAAGCCATGAATTTCCCATGATTTATATGAATAACTAAAAATGCGGTTGAAACGCTACGTGGGCTTGTAGTTAAAGTTGTTTGAGATGATgtttacaaaatcatttattagaGAACTTAAcattttaatgaaatgattttaaCCATAAGTACTCCTTTATCTGCAGACATCGATATAACTAGCAAACTGGTTCATAGCATAGCATCATCTAGCAAACTAATGTAAATATACACGTACCTACTAGACATATACGTTTTGTATTAATTTAGGTGTAAGATTCAtttaaatttcataattatgTACCCATTTGGACACGCATTCATTTCTCATCGCTACCTTGTAAGTGTTTGCACTTGTACATaccaaattaaaaatataatacggGATATTTGTATTTGCCACAAACACGGTACGAGAACAGTTGTGTCCTGCGCTATAccttttattgttatttacttTTTAAGATCATTCATTATTCTAATAAAGTATTTGAGAATTCGTTGTTAGTTTATTATGAGCATAATCATTGAATTATAGTAAACCCTCTTAACAGCGCACACTATACTGGCAGtttgaataggctagtttcctatagttaaaataatagttatttgttatacaagggggcaaagttgtattttaacgccgagtgtggaattgaaaaacgagcaagtgaaaggattctatagttgaaccacgagcgaagcgagtggttcgagaatagaatcctgaacttgcgagttttgtaacacacgagaagtaaaatacatttgcacccgtgtgtaacacaacacttttcccctcactacagcgaggaaactacaacgcaaaaaatgcgtttatcacagcttccagtagttccacaggtggtaaatcatctttattactagattcacctgcttttatcaattttaaagcagttaatttgactttattcaaggtcaaattactttactcactagtggataaaatgcgtttttacccgctggtattaaaggacaaaacacgtgtttccgagctagtgaggggaaaaatattttatgcagtgcacgaagtaaagcaccacataattagaagaaaaatatggacagtagttatgtttcaagataatttctatttaataagtcaaagagaaagatataaagtaaatgaattgaccgtgacgtcactcctcagtatttcatagtaattccatattagcaaagcgttttgacagttcttaaaaagaagctgatttgactagtaggaaactagcctattagccggaattattgtaaacaaaggtgTGGCCGG harbors:
- the LOC125238231 gene encoding transmembrane and ubiquitin-like domain-containing protein 1 isoform X1 — translated: MTLIEGVGDEVVQFVAALAVVGVGMLAWWSTNARPDRYRTVLVMRSRAHPVTVSIRPSPRPATIVASTVATVSTPASTSETNASTEEAPRDSSRVIPLQEMDSIVDADMAMMDNNRLHFYRRIDSPHTPLLTPDSSGDEVEEERTRAGAAQMQEMDSIVSAMEADVTARDLFPPAANSSRVPAKDGSNGKDAEPAGAAADAATPDAADTADADADAAARKILIKLKYLNDTLKEVEGSLDELLKDFKWRHFSVELSAESRVRLIFNGRVLLDDGLTLRACGLHDRAVVHCLVHPKRVVPAQTLSTEETGTTELVTEGTPPERAWDLENILMTLVSVALTVVWFFRCEYSNMFTASASVALFGLTVFYSVAIFGLYLSDTFHFERRPQPVPNN
- the LOC125238231 gene encoding transmembrane and ubiquitin-like domain-containing protein 1 isoform X2 yields the protein MTLIEGVGDEVVQFVAALAVVGVGMLAWWSTNARPDRYRTVLVMRSRAHPVTVSIRPSPRPATIVASTVATVSTPASTSETNASTEEAPRDSSRVIPLQEMDSIVDADMAMMDNNRLHFYRRIDSPHTPLLTPDSSGDEVEEERTRAGAAQMQEMDSIVSAMEADVTARDLFPPANSSRVPAKDGSNGKDAEPAGAAADAATPDAADTADADADAAARKILIKLKYLNDTLKEVEGSLDELLKDFKWRHFSVELSAESRVRLIFNGRVLLDDGLTLRACGLHDRAVVHCLVHPKRVVPAQTLSTEETGTTELVTEGTPPERAWDLENILMTLVSVALTVVWFFRCEYSNMFTASASVALFGLTVFYSVAIFGLYLSDTFHFERRPQPVPNN